The Camelina sativa cultivar DH55 chromosome 14, Cs, whole genome shotgun sequence genome includes a window with the following:
- the LOC104739800 gene encoding pectinesterase/pectinesterase inhibitor 18-like isoform X1 — protein sequence MSNSNQPLLSKPKSLKHKNLCLVLSFAAILGSAAFFAAQLIYTNDDSVLTPSQICHRTHDQDSCQVLLSEFTMLSLSKLNRLDLLHVFLKNSVWRLERTMTMVKEARTSSNGVRDEAVLADCEEMMDVSKDRMVNSMEQLRGGNLNFESYSNVHTWLSSVLTNYMTCLDTTNEPRVKPQLEDLVSRARVALAIFVSVLPARDDLKMVLFDHFPSWLTALDRELLESAPKTLKVNANVVVAKDGSGKYKTVNEAVAAAPENSNSRYVIYVKKGVYKETIDIGKKKKNLMLVGDGKDATIITGSLNVVDGSTTFRSATIAANGDGFMAQDLWIQNTAGPAKHQAVALRVSADQTVINRCRIDAYQDTLYTHTLRQFYRDSFITGTVDFIFGNSAVVFQNCDIVARKPGAGQKNMVTAQGREDQNQNTAISIQRCKITASSDLAPVKGSVKTFLGRPWKLYSRTVIMQTFIDNHIDPAGWFPWDGEFALSTLYYGEYANSGPGADTSKRVKWKGFKVIRDSKEAEQFTVAKLIQGGLWLKPTGVTYQEWL from the exons ATGTCTAATTCAAACCAACCACTTCTTTCCAAACCAAAGTCTCTTAAGCACAAGAATCTATGCCTTGTCCTCTCCTTTGCAGCCATTCTTGGCTCTGCAGCTTTCTTTGCAGCCCAACTAATCTATACTAATGATGATTCCGTATTAACACCGAGCCAGATTTGCCATAGAACTCACGACCAAGACTCTTGCCAAGTTCTCTTGTCCGAATTCACGATGTTGTCGCTCTCAAAGCTTAACCGTCTTGACCTATTGCACGTGTTCTTGAAGAACTCGGTGTGGCGGCTTGAGAGGACGATGACCATGGTGAAAGAGGCTAGAACCAGCTCGAACGGTGTGAGAGACGAGGCAGTTCTGGCTGACTGCGAGGAGATGATGGATGTATCAAAGGATCGGATGGTGAATTCGATGGAGCAACTCCGAGGAGGAAACCTTAATTTTGAGTCGTACTCAAACGTTCATACTTGGTTGAGCAGTGTCCTTACAAATTACATGACGTGTTTAGACACTACTAATGAACCAAGAGTTAAGCCACAACTCGAAGACTTGGTTTCTAGGGCTAGAGTGGCTCTAGCCATCTTTGTGTCCGTCTTGCCTGCTAGAGACGACCTCAAGATGGTTCTTTTTGATCACTTCCCGTCGTGGCTAACTGCTCTCGACAGGGAGCTGTTAGAATCTGCTCCCAAG ACACTTAAAGTGAACGCGAACGTGGTGGTGGCAAAAGACGGTAGCGGAAAGTACAAAACAGTAAATGAGGCAGTGGCGGCAGCACCAGAGAATAGCAATTCAAGATATGTTATATACGTGAAGAAAGGGGTTTACAAGGAAACTATTGACatagggaagaaaaagaagaacttAATGCTTGTTGGTGACGGCAAAGACGCTACGATCATAACGGGTAGTTTGAACGTCGTTGATGGATCCACCACCTTCAGATCAGCCACTATTg CTGCGAATGGAGACGGGTTTATGGCGCAAGACTTATGGATCCAAAACACTGCCGGGCCAGCAAAGCACCAGGCCGTGGCTCTCCGCGTGAGTGCTGATCAAACTGTCATAAATCGTTGCCGCATAGATGCGTACCAAGACACACTTTACACGCACACACTGCGACAATTCTACCGCGACAGCTTCATAACTGGTACCGTGGACTTCATCTTCGGAAACTCTGCGGTGGTGTTCCAGAACTGTGACATCGTTGCCCGAAAGCCTGGAGCTGGACAAAAGAAC ATGGTGACAGCTCAAGGAAGGGAGGATCAGAACCAGAACACAGCCATTTCCATCCAAAGATGTAAAATAACGGCTAGCTCTGATCTTGCTCCTGTAAAAGGATCTGTGAAGACGTTCCTTGGACGGCCGTGGAAGTTGTACTCAAGAACAGTGATCATGCAGACTTTCATCGACAACCACATCGACCCTGCCGGTTGGTTCCCTTGGGATGGCGAATTTGCGCTCTCGACATTGTATTACGGAGAGTATGCGAATAGTGGTCCTGGAGCGGATACGAGTAAGAGAGTGAAGTGGAAGGGATTTAAAGTTATTAGAGACTCAAAGGAGGCCGAACAGTTCACTGTGGCCAAACTAATTCAAGGAGGATTGTGGTTGAAGCCCACTGGAGTTACTTACCAAGAGTGGCTTTGA
- the LOC104739800 gene encoding pectinesterase/pectinesterase inhibitor 18-like isoform X3, which yields MSNSNQPLLSKPKSLKHKNLCLVLSFAAILGSAAFFAAQLIYTNDDSVLTPSQICHRTHDQDSCQVLLSEFTMLSLSKLNRLDLLHVFLKNSVWRLERTMTMVKEARTSSNGVRDEAVLADCEEMMDVSKDRMVNSMEQLRGGNLNFESYSNVHTWLSSVLTNYMTCLDTTNEPRVKPQLEDLVSRARVALAIFVSVLPARDDLKMVLFDHFPSWLTALDRELLESAPKTLKVNANVVVAKDGSGKYKTVNEAVAAAPENSNSRYVIYVKKGVYKETIDIGKKKKNLMLVGDGKDATIITGSLNVVDGSTTFRSATIAANGDGFMAQDLWIQNTAGPAKHQAVALRVSADQTVINRCRIDAYQDTLYTHTLRQFYRDSFITGTVDFIFGNSAVVFQNCDIVARKPGAGQKNMVTAQGREDQNQNTAISIQRCKITASSDLAPVKGSVKTFLGRPWKLYSRTVIMQTFIDNHIDPAGWFPWDGEFALSTLYYGEYANSGPGADTSKRVKWKGFKVIRDSKEAEQFTVAKLIQGGLWLKPTGVTYQEWL from the exons ATGTCTAATTCAAACCAACCACTTCTTTCCAAACCAAAGTCTCTTAAGCACAAGAATCTATGCCTTGTCCTCTCCTTTGCAGCCATTCTTGGCTCTGCAGCTTTCTTTGCAGCCCAACTAATCTATACTAATGATGATTCCGTATTAACACCGAGCCAGATTTGCCATAGAACTCACGACCAAGACTCTTGCCAAGTTCTCTTGTCCGAATTCACGATGTTGTCGCTCTCAAAGCTTAACCGTCTTGACCTATTGCACGTGTTCTTGAAGAACTCGGTGTGGCGGCTTGAGAGGACGATGACCATGGTGAAAGAGGCTAGAACCAGCTCGAACGGTGTGAGAGACGAGGCAGTTCTGGCTGACTGCGAGGAGATGATGGATGTATCAAAGGATCGGATGGTGAATTCGATGGAGCAACTCCGAGGAGGAAACCTTAATTTTGAGTCGTACTCAAACGTTCATACTTGGTTGAGCAGTGTCCTTACAAATTACATGACGTGTTTAGACACTACTAATGAACCAAGAGTTAAGCCACAACTCGAAGACTTGGTTTCTAGGGCTAGAGTGGCTCTAGCCATCTTTGTGTCCGTCTTGCCTGCTAGAGACGACCTCAAGATGGTTCTTTTTGATCACTTCCCGTCGTGGCTAACTGCTCTCGACAGGGAGCTGTTAGAATCTGCTCCCAAG ACACTTAAAGTGAACGCGAACGTGGTGGTGGCAAAAGACGGTAGCGGAAAGTACAAAACAGTAAATGAGGCAGTGGCGGCAGCACCAGAGAATAGCAATTCAAGATATGTTATATACGTGAAGAAAGGGGTTTACAAGGAAACTATTGACatagggaagaaaaagaagaacttAATGCTTGTTGGTGACGGCAAAGACGCTACGATCATAACGGGTAGTTTGAACGTCGTTGATGGATCCACCACCTTCAGATCAGCCACTATTg CTGCGAATGGAGACGGGTTTATGGCGCAAGACTTATGGATCCAAAACACTGCCGGGCCAGCAAAGCACCAGGCCGTGGCTCTCCGCGTGAGTGCTGATCAAACTGTCATAAATCGTTGCCGCATAGATGCGTACCAAGACACACTTTACACGCACACACTGCGACAATTCTACCGCGACAGCTTCATAACTGGTACCGTGGACTTCAT CTTCGGAAACTCTGCGGTGGTGTTCCAGAACTGTGACATCGTTGCCCGAAAGCCTGGAGCTGGACAAAAGAACATGGTGACAGCTCAAGGAAGGGAGGATCAGAACCAGAACACAGCCATTTCCATCCAAAGATGTAAAATAACGGCTAGCTCTGATCTTGCTCCTGTAAAAGGATCTGTGAAGACGTTCCTTGGACGGCCGTGGAAGTTGTACTCAAGAACAGTGATCATGCAGACTTTCATCGACAACCACATCGACCCTGCCGGTTGGTTCCCTTGGGATGGCGAATTTGCGCTCTCGACATTGTATTACGGAGAGTATGCGAATAGTGGTCCTGGAGCGGATACGAGTAAGAGAGTGAAGTGGAAGGGATTTAAAGTTATTAGAGACTCAAAGGAGGCCGAACAGTTCACTGTGGCCAAACTAATTCAAGGAGGATTGTGGTTGAAGCCCACTGGAGTTACTTACCAAGAGTGGCTTTGA
- the LOC104739799 gene encoding uncharacterized protein LOC104739799: MKSRNRNLATLSLMIITVLTLTKIVGGQEALLGKKVIPLCHRECMPICMKVTEATQEICDNACQAGCVQLQGRGTGLSATDQGVDMVIA; encoded by the coding sequence ATGAAGAGTCGGAACAGAAACCTAGCCACACTGAGTTTGATGATAATTACGGTATTGACATTGACGAAGATCGTGGGAGGGCAAGAAGCACTACTAGGTAAGAAAGTAATTCCGCTATGCCACAGAGAATGTATGCCAATATGCATGAAAGTGACCGAAGCCACGCAAGAGATTTGCGATAATGCATGTCAAGCAGGTTGTGTCCAGCTTCAAGGTCGAGGCACTGGACTTTCAGCCACGGATCAAGGAGTCGATATGGTCATCGCATAA
- the LOC104739800 gene encoding pectinesterase/pectinesterase inhibitor 18-like isoform X2: MSNSNQPLLSKPKSLKHKNLCLVLSFAAILGSAAFFAAQLIYTNDDSVLTPSQICHRTHDQDSCQVLLSEFTMLSLSKLNRLDLLHVFLKNSVWRLERTMTMVKEARTSSNGVRDEAVLADCEEMMDVSKDRMVNSMEQLRGGNLNFESYSNVHTWLSSVLTNYMTCLDTTNEPRVKPQLEDLVSRARVALAIFVSVLPARDDLKMVLFDHFPSWLTALDRELLESAPKTLKVNANVVVAKDGSGKYKTVNEAVAAAPENSNSRYVIYVKKGVYKETIDIGKKKKNLMLVGDGKDATIITGSLNVVDGSTTFRSATIAANGDGFMAQDLWIQNTAGPAKHQAVALRVSADQTVINRCRIDAYQDTLYTHTLRQFYRDSFITGTVDFIFGNSAVVFQNCDIVARKPGAGQKNMVTAQGREDQNQNTAISIQRCKITASSDLAPVKGSVKTFLGRPWKLYSRTVIMQTFIDNHIDPAGWFPWDGEFALSTLYYGEYANSGPGADTSKRVKWKGFKVIRDSKEAEQFTVAKLIQGGLWLKPTGVTYQEWL, encoded by the exons ATGTCTAATTCAAACCAACCACTTCTTTCCAAACCAAAGTCTCTTAAGCACAAGAATCTATGCCTTGTCCTCTCCTTTGCAGCCATTCTTGGCTCTGCAGCTTTCTTTGCAGCCCAACTAATCTATACTAATGATGATTCCGTATTAACACCGAGCCAGATTTGCCATAGAACTCACGACCAAGACTCTTGCCAAGTTCTCTTGTCCGAATTCACGATGTTGTCGCTCTCAAAGCTTAACCGTCTTGACCTATTGCACGTGTTCTTGAAGAACTCGGTGTGGCGGCTTGAGAGGACGATGACCATGGTGAAAGAGGCTAGAACCAGCTCGAACGGTGTGAGAGACGAGGCAGTTCTGGCTGACTGCGAGGAGATGATGGATGTATCAAAGGATCGGATGGTGAATTCGATGGAGCAACTCCGAGGAGGAAACCTTAATTTTGAGTCGTACTCAAACGTTCATACTTGGTTGAGCAGTGTCCTTACAAATTACATGACGTGTTTAGACACTACTAATGAACCAAGAGTTAAGCCACAACTCGAAGACTTGGTTTCTAGGGCTAGAGTGGCTCTAGCCATCTTTGTGTCCGTCTTGCCTGCTAGAGACGACCTCAAGATGGTTCTTTTTGATCACTTCCCGTCGTGGCTAACTGCTCTCGACAGGGAGCTGTTAGAATCTGCTCCCAAG ACACTTAAAGTGAACGCGAACGTGGTGGTGGCAAAAGACGGTAGCGGAAAGTACAAAACAGTAAATGAGGCAGTGGCGGCAGCACCAGAGAATAGCAATTCAAGATATGTTATATACGTGAAGAAAGGGGTTTACAAGGAAACTATTGACatagggaagaaaaagaagaacttAATGCTTGTTGGTGACGGCAAAGACGCTACGATCATAACGGGTAGTTTGAACGTCGTTGATGGATCCACCACCTTCAGATCAGCCACTATTg CTGCGAATGGAGACGGGTTTATGGCGCAAGACTTATGGATCCAAAACACTGCCGGGCCAGCAAAGCACCAGGCCGTGGCTCTCCGCGTGAGTGCTGATCAAACTGTCATAAATCGTTGCCGCATAGATGCGTACCAAGACACACTTTACACGCACACACTGCGACAATTCTACCGCGACAGCTTCATAACTGGTACCGTGGACTTCATCTTCGGAAACTCTGCGGTG GTGTTCCAGAACTGTGACATCGTTGCCCGAAAGCCTGGAGCTGGACAAAAGAACATGGTGACAGCTCAAGGAAGGGAGGATCAGAACCAGAACACAGCCATTTCCATCCAAAGATGTAAAATAACGGCTAGCTCTGATCTTGCTCCTGTAAAAGGATCTGTGAAGACGTTCCTTGGACGGCCGTGGAAGTTGTACTCAAGAACAGTGATCATGCAGACTTTCATCGACAACCACATCGACCCTGCCGGTTGGTTCCCTTGGGATGGCGAATTTGCGCTCTCGACATTGTATTACGGAGAGTATGCGAATAGTGGTCCTGGAGCGGATACGAGTAAGAGAGTGAAGTGGAAGGGATTTAAAGTTATTAGAGACTCAAAGGAGGCCGAACAGTTCACTGTGGCCAAACTAATTCAAGGAGGATTGTGGTTGAAGCCCACTGGAGTTACTTACCAAGAGTGGCTTTGA